From Scatophagus argus isolate fScaArg1 chromosome 2, fScaArg1.pri, whole genome shotgun sequence, a single genomic window includes:
- the tmem184c gene encoding transmembrane protein 184C: protein MPCSCGSWRRWIRPLVVVLYILLLLVVLPLCIWELQKSEVGTHNKAWFIAGIFVFMTIPISLWGILQHLVHYTQPELQKPIIRILWMVPIYSLDSWIALKYPGIAIYVDTCRECYEAYVIYNFMTFLLNYLENQYPDLVLMLEVQEQQKHLPPLCCCPPWPMGEVLLLRCKLGVLQYTVVRPVTTVIALICQLCDVYDEGNFSSTNAWTYLVIFNNMSQLFAMYCLVLFYRALIEELSPITPVGKFLCVKMVVFVSFWQAVVIALLVKVGIISEKRTWDWQSVEAVATGLQDFIICVEMFLAAIAHHFSFTYKPYIQEDEEGSCFDSFMAMWDISDVRADISEQVRNVGRTVMGRPRKSYFGEAENAGERSGLLSSASQDAITEAASNPVSPKGQYQGLGRTPAPHSLSAPAGLSAASWDEGCEATPEEERTNQTKEPAEADLIVIT, encoded by the exons ATGCCTTGTTCCTGTGGGAGCTGGAGAAGATGGATTCGGCCGCTGGTCGTTGTGCTGTATATATTGTTGCTGTTAGTCGTCCTGCCCTTGTGCATCTGGGAACTGCAGAAGTCAGAG GTTGGCACTCATAATAAAGCATGGTTCATTGCTGGGATATTTGTCTTCATGACCATACCCATATCATTATGGGGCATCCTTCAGCATCTGGTTCACTACACTCAGCCAGAGCTTCAGAAACCTATCATTAG gataTTATGGATGGTCCCAATCTACAGCTTGGACAGT tggATTGCATTAAAGTACCCTGGTATTGCCATCTATGTGGACACATGCAGAGAGTGCTACGAGGCCTACGTTATCTACAACTTCATGACCTTCTTGCTTAACTACCTGGAAAATCAGTATCCCGACCTGGTATTAATGCTAGAGGTCcaggagcagcagaaacacctgccccctctctgctgctgcccgCCCTGGCCAATGGGAGA AGTTTTACTGTTGAGATGCAAATTGGGAGTGTTGCAGTACACAGTTGTGAGACCTGTCACCACAGTGATTGCCCT gatctgtcagctgtgtgacGTGTATGATGAAGGCAATTTTAGTTCCACAAATGCCTGGACATACCTGGTCATCTTCAACAATATGTCCCAGCTG TTTGCCATGTACTGCCTGGTGCTGTTCTACCGGGCTCTGATAGAGGAACTGAGTCCAATCACACCAGTGGGAAAATTCCTGTGTGTCAAAATGGTGGTGTTCGTCTCTTTCTG GCAAGCCGTGGTCATTGCTTTGCTGGTGAAAGTGGGCATCATTTCAGAAAAACGGACGTGGGACTGGCAAAGTGTGGAGGCTGTAGCTACCGGCTTACAG GACTTCATCATCTGTGTGGAGATGTTTCTGGCAGCCATTGCCCATCACTTTAGCTTCACCTACAAGCCTTACATccaggaggatgaagaaggtTCTTGTTTTGACTCTTTCATGGCAATGTGGGACATCTCTGATGTCAGAGCAGACATTTCTGAGCAAGTCCGCAATGTTG GGAGAACAGTTATGGGTCGTCCAAGGAAGTCATACTTTGGCGAGGCGGAGAATGCTGGTGAGCGATCTGGCCTGCTTTCTTCTGCCTCCCAAGACGCCATCACAGAGGCTGCATCCAACCCAGTGTCACCTAAAGGTCAATACCAGGGCCTGGGCAGAACCCCCGCGCCACACTCTTTGTCAGCCCCCGCTGGGCTTAGTGCTGCCTCTTGGGATGAAGGATGTGAAGCTACACCTGAAGAAGAAAGGACCAACCAAACCAAAGAACCAGCAGAGGCAGATCTCATCGTGATAACCTAG
- the ednraa gene encoding endothelin receptor type Aa: MCSIMGTPAVHMLVLMVCMAARGMCQINRAEAEEDPVPGALVHSTLQAPGFYSTISPSAGPDAQPVGRTNQTVVKRPFAPPMCNGSTSIRNYFKYINTIISTLVFVVGLVGNATLLRIISQHKCMRNGPNALIASLALGDLIYIIVDMPITVYKLLTSQWPFSDSNAGLCLCKLVPFLQKASVGITVLNLCALSVDRYRAVASWSRVQGVGIPLVTVIEIASIWALSLLLAVPEALGFDIVSFDYRNQTIRTCMLNPKNDFMVFYRDAKDWWLFGFYFCAPLFFTAMFYTLMTCEMLNNRNGSLRIALSEHLKQRREVAKAVFCLVLIFALCWFPLHLSRILKKMIYIENDENRCELLNFLLVLDYLSMNLATINSCINPIVLYLVSKRFKNCFKSCLCCWCYSDNQLSSIGPMNGTSIQCKSPEPNNVYTDRNARKYSD; this comes from the exons ATGTGTTCCATAATGGGCACCCCAGCTGTGCACATGTTGGTGCTAATGGTCTGTATGGCAGCCAGAGGAATGTGCCAGATAAACAGAGCTGAGGCAGAGGAAGACCCTGTCCCAGGTGCTCTCGTCCACTCCACCCTCCAGGCTCCGGGTTTCTACAGCACCATCAGTCCTAGTGCGGGACCTGATGCACAACCTGTGGGACGTACAAATCAAACTGTCGTAAAGAGGCCATTCGCACCTCCGATGTGCAATGGGTCTACCTCCATTAGGAACTATTTTAAGTACATCAACACCATAATTTCCACTTTAGTGTTTGTGGTCGGTCTGGTCGGCAACGCCACCCTGCTGAGGATTATATCCCAACACAAGTGCATGAGGAACGGGCCAAACGCCCTCATTGCCAGTCTGGCACTGGGGGACCTTATCTACATAATCGTTGATATGCCCATCACCGTATACAAG ctcctgACGTCACAATGGCCCTTTAGCGACAGCAATGCTGGCCTCTGTCTGTGTAAGCTGGTGCCCTTCCTGCAGAAAGCCTCTGTGGGCATCACTGTTCTCAACCTGTGTGCCCTCAGTGTGGACAG GTACAGGGCTGTGGCGTCCTGGAGCAGAGTTCAGGGTGTGGGCATCCCTCTGGTGACAGTCATAGAGATTGCATCTATATGGGCGCTGTCGCTCTTACTGGCAGTACCGGAGGCTCTCGGCTTCGACATAGTCAGCTTCGATTACAGGAACCAAACCATACGCACCTGCATGCTTAACCCCAAGAATGACTTCATGGTG TTCTATAGGGATGCAAAGGACTGGTGGCTGTTTGGCTTCTACTTCTGTGCACCACTGTTCTTCACTGCTATGTTCTACACTCTGATGACCTGTGAGATGCTCAACAACAGGAATGGCAGCCTTCGGATCGCCCTCAGCGAGCACCTCAAACAG AGGAGGGAGGTGGCCAAAGCCGTCTTCTGCCTTGTCCTCATCTTTGCCCTTTGCTGGTTCCCATTACACCTCAGCAGGATCCTTAAGAAGATGATCTACATCGAGAATGATGAAAATCGCTGTGAGCTGTTGAA tttcctgttggTCCTGGATTATCTTAGCATGAACCTTGCAACTATCAACTCCTGCATAAACCCTATTGTTCTCTACTTGGTCAGCAAGAGGTTTAAAAACTGCTTCAAG tcatgtttgtgctgctggTGTTACTCCGACAACCAGCTGAGCAGCATTGGACCCATGAATGGTACCAGTATCCAGTGTAAAAGCCCTGAGCCCAACAACGTCTACACTGATCGTAATGCCAGGAAATACAGCGACTAA